In candidate division KSB1 bacterium, a genomic segment contains:
- a CDS encoding ATP-binding protein — translation MQDFEKLGVFYLGRLYDLEKRARLDELLLYDSKDLVTHAVCVGMTGSGKTGLCIGLLEEAALDGIPAIIVDPKGDLPNLLLTFPGLSTQEFLPWVNEDDARKLGVSTEEYARQQAELWKKGLAEWGQDGERIRRLRESADFAIYTPGSTAGLPVSIVASFAAPPQGILDEDELLRERVNTTVTSLLNLMGIQADPLQSREHILLSNILDNAWRQGQDMELAGLIHAIQSPPMNKIGVFDVESFFPTKERFNLAMRLNNLLAAPGFATWLEGEPLDIDRILYTPEGKPRMAIFSIAHLNDAERMFFVSLLLNQILGWMRTQSGTSSLRALFYMDEIYGYFPPVANPPAKAPLMTLLKQARAFGLGIVLATQNPVDLDYKGLANTGTWFIGRLQTERDKQRLLDGLEGANLGGSFDRRRMEQTLAGLGKRVFLMHNVHEKAPVTFETRWAMSYLCGPLTRAQIKTLMDERKKAAPRTGEGQGSPATLQPSRAKEVTAARPVLDPGIPQCFIPVRQTPPPEAKLCYEPMLLGVGRVYYLDRKTDVSTEDKVALLADLPERPSLVNWEGAHRLDIDEERLEQEPRVQDARFGQVSAEATKKANYAAWSKDLQEWLFRTQTLQLLKSPSLGLVSKPGEAERDFRIRLQMATHEQRDEQVARLRQKYAARLDALQERVRRAELTLAREAEQARQQKMQTAISVGTTLLGAFLGRRAVTQSTIGRATTAARGASRTFKEEQDVRRAEESLAAARRELAEAEQELTREIQELQARSDPRNEALETVVLRPRKSDVAVSLVALAWAPHWEDQTGRLTPAW, via the coding sequence ATGCAAGATTTTGAGAAGCTCGGCGTCTTCTACTTGGGGCGCCTGTATGATTTGGAAAAGAGAGCGCGTCTCGACGAGCTCTTGCTTTACGATTCCAAAGACCTGGTCACGCACGCAGTTTGTGTGGGCATGACCGGCAGCGGGAAGACTGGCTTGTGCATCGGGCTTCTGGAAGAGGCCGCCCTGGACGGGATCCCCGCCATCATTGTCGACCCCAAGGGGGACTTGCCGAACCTGTTGCTGACATTCCCGGGACTCAGTACCCAAGAATTCCTACCCTGGGTCAATGAAGATGATGCACGCAAGCTAGGCGTTTCCACTGAAGAATACGCCCGGCAACAGGCGGAACTATGGAAGAAGGGACTGGCAGAATGGGGACAGGATGGGGAGCGCATCCGCCGTCTTCGGGAGTCCGCTGACTTTGCGATCTACACGCCAGGGAGTACGGCTGGGCTTCCGGTTTCAATTGTCGCCTCCTTCGCCGCTCCCCCGCAAGGAATTCTCGATGAGGATGAGCTCTTGCGTGAGCGCGTCAACACAACCGTGACCAGCCTGCTTAACTTGATGGGCATTCAGGCCGACCCGCTGCAAAGTCGCGAGCACATTCTCCTCAGCAATATCCTCGATAACGCCTGGAGGCAAGGTCAGGACATGGAGCTTGCCGGGCTCATCCACGCCATTCAGTCACCGCCCATGAACAAGATTGGGGTCTTCGACGTGGAGTCATTCTTCCCGACCAAGGAGCGGTTCAACTTGGCCATGCGTTTGAACAACTTACTGGCAGCACCCGGCTTCGCCACGTGGCTGGAAGGGGAGCCTCTGGACATCGACCGCATCCTCTACACGCCCGAGGGAAAGCCGCGCATGGCCATTTTCTCCATTGCCCATCTCAACGATGCCGAGCGTATGTTCTTCGTCTCGCTTTTACTGAACCAGATCCTGGGATGGATGCGTACGCAGTCCGGCACAAGCAGTCTCCGTGCTCTGTTCTACATGGACGAGATTTATGGCTACTTCCCGCCGGTGGCCAATCCGCCGGCAAAAGCACCACTTATGACCCTGCTGAAACAGGCGCGCGCCTTTGGGTTGGGGATAGTGCTTGCCACGCAAAACCCGGTGGACTTGGACTACAAAGGCCTGGCCAATACCGGCACTTGGTTCATAGGCCGGTTGCAGACGGAGCGCGACAAACAGCGCCTCTTGGACGGCCTGGAGGGAGCGAACCTCGGGGGGAGCTTTGACCGCAGGCGCATGGAGCAGACACTTGCGGGGCTCGGCAAACGCGTCTTTCTCATGCACAACGTGCATGAGAAGGCACCGGTCACGTTCGAAACGCGCTGGGCGATGTCCTACCTGTGCGGCCCCTTGACCCGCGCCCAAATCAAGACCCTGATGGACGAGCGCAAGAAGGCGGCTCCTCGTACCGGAGAGGGCCAGGGTTCGCCTGCCACCTTGCAGCCCAGCAGGGCAAAAGAGGTCACCGCTGCACGGCCGGTCCTTGATCCTGGCATTCCTCAGTGCTTCATTCCTGTACGCCAAACCCCACCGCCGGAAGCAAAGCTCTGCTATGAACCGATGCTCCTGGGCGTGGGCCGAGTCTACTATCTCGACCGAAAAACGGACGTCAGCACTGAGGACAAGGTGGCACTCCTTGCGGACTTGCCTGAGCGTCCCTCGCTGGTGAACTGGGAGGGTGCCCATCGCCTGGACATTGACGAAGAGCGGTTAGAGCAGGAGCCTAGGGTCCAAGATGCCCGCTTTGGCCAGGTATCGGCTGAGGCTACAAAGAAGGCCAACTATGCGGCCTGGAGCAAAGATCTCCAGGAGTGGCTCTTCCGCACGCAGACCCTCCAACTCCTCAAGAGTCCCTCACTGGGCCTTGTTTCCAAACCTGGCGAGGCGGAGAGGGACTTTCGCATCCGGCTGCAGATGGCCACCCATGAGCAGAGGGATGAGCAGGTAGCCCGCCTGCGGCAAAAATATGCTGCCCGTCTTGACGCGCTCCAAGAGCGTGTGCGCCGTGCGGAGTTGACCTTGGCCCGTGAGGCAGAACAAGCCAGACAGCAAAAGATGCAAACCGCAATCTCCGTGGGAACAACCCTGCTTGGTGCGTTTTTGGGAAGACGGGCCGTCACCCAGTCCACCATTGGGCGCGCCACTACCGCGGCCAGGGGAGCCAGTCGCACGTTTAAGGAAGAACAGGACGTTCGCCGAGCCGAGGAGAGTCTGGCTGCGGCTCGCCGGGAGCTGGCCGAGGCCGAGCAAGAGCTGACCCGGGAAATCCAGGAGCTCCAGGCGCGCTCTGACCCAAGGAATGAGGCCCTGGAGACTGTGGTACTTCGCCCGCGCAAGAGCGACGTGGCTGTGTCTCTCGTGGCCTTGGCCTGGGCACCGCATTGGGAAGACCAGACGGGCCGGCTTACACCGGCGTGGTAG
- a CDS encoding P-loop NTPase, with product MLVALGSGKGGVGKTTLALALAQHLCDRVHGVALVDADLGGKNLTAWLAPPGSDTPQVCSTSAQKCTIDPTGKLKLVSVCDAPVEAAEDGALATRLIRTVRALDVPLTIMDLGPGTAAFTLDCFLASELGILVTTPEPAAIHASFHFVEACLLHGLHKRSTGRPEANTLLRFLRKRAGDHTPLRQLLGGFNRGRHCLSSLFESLLEQMRIGIVVNCVREASDRRVGQALRAVLLDQLGLQAELWGYVPYRPELRRLMRATKTPGEQVQFFNGCLEQLTAIVELAATGLRKEWRPAFIPENAAGNGRTLVCSTKCSCWASCELRRGGYPCPIMPLGELKTLLTTAIE from the coding sequence GTGCTCGTTGCGCTTGGGAGTGGTAAGGGTGGGGTGGGAAAGACCACCCTTGCACTGGCCTTGGCGCAGCACCTGTGTGACCGGGTGCATGGCGTGGCCTTGGTCGACGCCGATCTTGGGGGAAAGAATCTGACAGCGTGGCTGGCTCCTCCGGGGTCTGACACTCCACAGGTATGCTCAACCTCCGCGCAGAAGTGTACCATTGACCCAACGGGGAAGCTGAAGCTTGTTTCTGTATGCGACGCCCCTGTGGAGGCGGCCGAGGACGGGGCGCTTGCCACTAGGCTCATCCGCACCGTGCGCGCCCTGGATGTCCCACTTACCATCATGGACCTTGGGCCGGGCACTGCTGCGTTTACATTGGATTGCTTCCTTGCCTCCGAACTGGGCATACTAGTGACCACCCCTGAGCCCGCTGCTATACACGCTTCCTTCCACTTTGTCGAGGCCTGCTTGCTCCATGGGCTGCACAAAAGGTCCACGGGGCGCCCGGAGGCGAACACCCTCCTTCGTTTCTTGCGCAAACGCGCTGGAGATCATACCCCCCTACGCCAGCTTTTGGGCGGGTTCAATCGCGGACGCCACTGTTTGAGCAGTCTTTTTGAAAGCCTCCTAGAACAGATGCGGATTGGGATCGTGGTCAACTGCGTGCGCGAAGCGAGTGACCGCAGGGTAGGTCAGGCGCTGCGCGCGGTGCTCTTGGACCAGCTGGGCCTGCAAGCAGAACTGTGGGGCTATGTCCCTTACCGTCCGGAACTACGGCGACTCATGCGCGCCACAAAAACACCCGGGGAGCAGGTGCAGTTCTTCAACGGGTGTCTGGAGCAGCTGACGGCCATTGTTGAGTTGGCGGCGACCGGCCTGCGGAAAGAATGGCGGCCAGCCTTCATCCCAGAGAACGCGGCCGGGAACGGACGCACCCTCGTCTGCAGCACCAAGTGCTCCTGCTGGGCCAGCTGCGAGCTGCGCCGGGGCGGTTACCCCTGCCCCATTATGCCCTTGGGGGAGCTAAAAACTCTTCTTACCACCGCGATCGAATAG
- a CDS encoding sigma-54 dependent transcriptional regulator produces the protein MRRGRVLVVDNEQRMCQVLKAALEADGHHVSMAFDGQSALRECAQEQYDVVVCDLKMPGMDGLSVLKELKARQPQVEVILMTAYATAQTAVEAMKQGAYDYLIKPFETDELRLKVRHIVEKRALQEENVALRQELRRTFELANVVGRSEGMEKVYRMVQKVAPTDATVLLRGESGTGKELIARAIHELSPRADKPFLAVNCGALPESLLESELFGYEKGAFTGADRRKAGLFEVAGEGTLFLDEIGDVSLATQVKLLRVLQTHEMVPLGATRAVPVKARIIAATNRNLEEALRVGTFREDLYYRINVFPIVLPPLRERRDDIPELVNHFLKKHGGAKAAIEPDALAALMKYNWPGNVRELENVVERALIMAGGGVITRADLPAHVVYNAQSPQPIEIPEEGLRIEEVERSLILKALDRAGGNKTEAARLLGVTRRRLYSMMERLGLRPP, from the coding sequence GTGCGACGCGGACGCGTTTTGGTCGTCGACAATGAGCAGCGTATGTGCCAGGTGCTCAAGGCCGCCCTGGAAGCCGACGGCCACCACGTGAGCATGGCCTTCGATGGCCAGAGTGCACTCAGGGAGTGTGCCCAGGAGCAGTATGATGTGGTCGTGTGCGACCTCAAGATGCCTGGCATGGATGGCCTGTCAGTCCTCAAGGAGCTTAAGGCCCGTCAGCCGCAGGTGGAGGTCATCCTGATGACCGCGTACGCCACGGCACAGACGGCCGTGGAGGCAATGAAACAGGGGGCCTATGACTATCTGATCAAGCCTTTTGAGACAGACGAGCTCCGCCTCAAGGTGCGCCACATCGTGGAGAAAAGGGCGCTCCAGGAGGAAAACGTTGCGCTCCGGCAAGAGCTACGGCGTACGTTCGAGCTGGCAAACGTGGTGGGCCGCAGCGAGGGGATGGAAAAGGTCTACCGCATGGTGCAGAAAGTGGCCCCCACCGATGCCACGGTTCTGCTTCGGGGGGAAAGTGGCACCGGCAAGGAGCTCATCGCCCGCGCCATCCACGAGCTCAGTCCGCGGGCGGACAAGCCTTTCCTCGCTGTCAACTGCGGGGCCCTGCCTGAGAGCCTTCTGGAAAGCGAACTCTTTGGCTACGAAAAGGGTGCTTTTACTGGCGCGGACCGACGCAAGGCCGGCCTCTTTGAAGTGGCCGGGGAGGGAACTCTATTTCTCGACGAGATAGGCGACGTGTCGCTGGCCACCCAGGTCAAACTACTGCGCGTGCTGCAGACCCACGAAATGGTGCCATTGGGGGCTACGCGCGCCGTGCCGGTCAAGGCGCGCATCATCGCCGCCACCAACCGCAACCTGGAGGAGGCTCTTCGGGTTGGTACCTTCCGGGAGGATCTCTACTACCGCATCAATGTCTTCCCCATCGTGCTGCCGCCCCTGCGCGAGCGCCGCGATGACATTCCCGAGTTGGTCAATCACTTTCTGAAAAAGCACGGGGGCGCAAAGGCCGCCATAGAGCCGGACGCCCTCGCGGCCTTGATGAAGTACAACTGGCCAGGCAACGTCCGGGAGCTTGAAAACGTCGTGGAACGGGCACTCATTATGGCGGGCGGCGGAGTAATCACCCGCGCCGACTTACCCGCCCACGTCGTTTACAATGCCCAGAGTCCGCAGCCAATTGAAATCCCCGAGGAAGGACTGCGCATAGAAGAGGTGGAACGCAGCCTGATCCTCAAGGCCTTGGACCGAGCCGGCGGTAACAAAACTGAAGCCGCCAGGCTCTTGGGTGTCACCCGCAGGCGCCTCTACTCCATGATGGAACGCCTGGGGCTACGCCCGCCATGA
- a CDS encoding adenosine-specific kinase has translation MEIMSVKVDKPDDVNVIIGMSHFIKTVEDVHEALVCAVPNIKFGLAFCESSGPRLVRRSGTDPHLVELATKNALAIGAGHSFVLLLGNAYPINVLRALREVVELVNIFCATANAVEVLVVETAQGRGIVGVVDGQSPLGVESESDVAHRKEFLRKIGYKLG, from the coding sequence ATGGAGATCATGAGCGTCAAGGTCGACAAGCCAGATGACGTCAACGTAATCATCGGCATGTCCCACTTCATCAAGACGGTGGAAGACGTGCATGAGGCGCTGGTTTGTGCCGTGCCCAACATCAAGTTTGGGTTGGCGTTCTGTGAATCGTCCGGCCCCCGCCTGGTGCGACGCAGTGGTACTGACCCGCATCTGGTGGAGCTGGCCACAAAAAATGCCCTAGCCATTGGCGCCGGCCACTCGTTTGTGCTGCTGTTGGGCAACGCCTATCCTATCAACGTGCTGCGCGCACTCCGCGAGGTGGTGGAGCTGGTCAATATCTTCTGCGCCACGGCCAATGCAGTCGAAGTATTGGTGGTGGAGACTGCCCAGGGCAGAGGAATTGTCGGCGTCGTTGACGGCCAAAGCCCGTTAGGGGTCGAGTCGGAAAGCGACGTTGCTCACCGCAAAGAGTTTTTGCGCAAGATCGGCTATAAATTAGGATAG